In the Leptospira terpstrae serovar Hualin str. LT 11-33 = ATCC 700639 genome, CTTCATCCCAATTTTTTTAGCTTCCTCTACCGCCAAAATGATGTTTTGCGAATTTCCGGAAGTGGTTAGACCAACAAAAACATCTGTTGGTTTTCCAAACGCTTGGACTTGCCTTTGAAACACATACTCATAACCATAATCATTGGAACAAGCAGTAAGAACCGCTTGGTCGCTATTAAGAGCAAGTGCAGGAATGGCCCTTCTTTCATTTCCAGACTTATATCTGACTACAAGTTCTGCTGCAATATGAGAGGCATCACAACTAGATCCACCATTACCGCAAAAATATAACAATCCATTATGTTTTAAAGATTCAACAAGGACCTTTCCTGCAGATTCGATTGAAGGCAAAAGGGATGGTAATAACTGTTGTTTTACGGCGATCGAATCGTCGATTTGTGTTTGGATAAGCGATTTATGATCCATGATTTTCTTCCTTTTCCCGTCTTTCTTTTATGGTATTAATGGTATTTCCAAATTCTGTAAGTGCCGAACCAAATCCGAAAAAATTTTTGGCTTTGGTATAAGGATTGTTTTGGTCAGCAGTTCCTAAATTCAAATAGAATAATTCATCCCGAACCAATTGTTTCTGTCTATCTGTAGCGACCGATTCAAAAAAAATCCGACATTCCTCGCCAATAGCAAGTAACACAAGAGCCATAGAATTTGGTTTCATTTGCAAAACCAATTGTTCCTTCCAAAACCGTTCCCAAGAAAGAACAATCCTCCAATCTTCTTTGGGACTTTCTGTTTCTAAAAACAAATTTGTCTTTGGAATCGAAAGTGAGGTAAGCAGTCCATCAAGATGAGTAAGGTCTTTAATCAGATTTTTGTTTAACTCTCCCTCATCCACAAACAAAACGCCTCCCCACTTATCCTCTTTATTTTTATATAGGTGGTTGCCTGTGACTAAAATTATGGAATAGTTTTCTCCTTCGGCGCGAAAGAGTTTATCATTTGTTTTTGTTAAGCGAAACTTGGGAGTTTCTAAAACCACTCCCGACTCCAATTGTTTAGTTCGGAGTTTCTTTTTCCAATTATCAATGGCGTCAGCCCATTCCATGGCAAAGGATTTCGGTTCTTTTTTTCGTTTTCCTTTGTCTTCGTTTTTTTGATTCCCATGGGCTCCAAAAAACGATAAGATACGTCGGAACCAACTTTTTTGGGATTTTGTTTTAGTTTTTGCCATACTCTTTTCTTACATTGGACGGACGTTCAATCTGTTTGCGATCTAGTTCATACAATTTTGCGTATTTGAGGTATGTTGAAAATGCAGAGGCGATAGCAATCCAAAGCCCAGGAATTCCATCCAAAAACCCAAATTTAAAAAGATAAATTTCTAAAAACTTTCCAAAGGGTTTAAATATGGTTTTGGCAAGGGAAAACCTTTCCCCTTTCGCATAACGTGTGTAAGCAACTATACTTGAGAATTGATTGATCGTTGTGATTTGGTGGCTAAAATCTGTGAAACTATAATGAAGGATATCTCCTTTCATGACTTTTCCGATAGATCCAGATTTTAACTCGATGTAATCGTGAGGATTTTCACCTACCCAAGTGGCTGCATTTTTTTGAAATAACCGAAACCTGCGAAGTGGATACCATCCACTGTGCCGAATCCACCGACCCAGATGGTATGTTAAACGAGCAATTTTATATCCATTGACTGTGATGTTTTCGGATTCTAAAAAAGCTTCGATTGAATGAACCAGAGTTTTGTCTGCACGTTCATCGGCATCAAGGGAAAAAATCCAATCATTCGAACAAAAACCGATGGCTTTATTTTTTTGTTCTACGTGCCCAGGAAATGGCGACTCATAGAACTTTACTTTGGAAAATGATGTAGCTATTTCTTTTGTACGGTCTGTACTTAAAGAATCTAAAACAATGATTTCGTCTGCTACGGATTCGATAGAGCGAATACAATCTGCGATATTTTTTTCTTCATTGAAGGTGATGATGGCCACCGACAATTTTCTTTTTCTCTTGCCTTCCATAGGAGTTAAAACCTATTCTTAGAAACAAATATGATTGGGAAAGAAACATTTCATAAGATTTCCGTTGTTTTTCTATACCTTTTCTTTGTCCTTTCCCCGTTTTCCATTAGCCTTTGCCAAATTTTCGCCGGTGCTTCGCTTTTCTTTTTATTTTTGGATTTTACTTTCCAAAAAAAAATTCCTCATTGGGAACCCGATTTTATCTTTTGGATCCTCCTCTATTTAAGTTTCTTAATTACCCCTGTTTTACTGTTCGAAGATACTGACTGGAAACGAACCATATTGAAATCGGAATTTGGTGATGTTTGGATGGGATTTTTACTCTTACATCACTCTCGTCTCACCAAATTGGAAAAAAAAAGGTTAAAACGAGCGGTAGAAATTGGAGCCTTATTTCTTATAGGTTCCGGTTTACTTTCCCTCCTCTCTCCTTACCGTTTGGCCCCGTTTGTAATGGATGGATTTCAATATTTAGAAGGGAAGCGTCTTCCCCACCAACTGGCAAATTTTTTGGGAATCTCCCTTTATTTGCCCATTGGATTTCAAAGTACCCACCTCACCTATGGCGGTCTACTTGCTCTTTATTTGCCCTCTCTAATGGAAAAAACTTTTCGGATTTTAAAAATGGTTCGAAGGCTATCTCGCTATAGAATCCAAATATCATTCCTACTTAGTTTTTCTTTTTTAGGACTTGTTTTACTTTTCCTTAACCAAAGCCGCTCGATTTGGTTTGGTTTATTGTTCGGTTTATTTCTTCTAACTCTTCAAAAAAAGGTTTCTATCAAAAAATATCTTCCCTGGCTTGTTTTTAGTATCGTAGGAATAGTTCTCCTATTCTTTATACTCTACCAAAACAATTGGTTATTCCAGAGGGCCATTGATGATTTATTCGCTAAACGTTCGTTAGAGAACCAAAGGATATGGATTCACAAAATGAATTTTGCCATCCTAAAGGATTCATTTTTACTAGGAATCGGCAGCGGAAATTATCCCGGAGCCTTTATTTTGCAGGCAATTCCACTGGTAAGAGACCTTCCAGAGTTGTATTATGATTTATCCATTACTCCCAAGTCCCATGCTCATTTTGACTTTTTGCATTTTTGGATTTTAGGAGGAATCCTCGGTGGCTCCAGTTTCCTCATTTTTATATTTTTAAAAACAAAATCAATTTTACAGGTAAGTAACCAGGCATTCTTCTACATTGGTTTTTTCGCCATTCTTTTTGCTGGTAGTTTCCAATGTTATTTGTTAGATGATGAAGTTTTGCTTCCTTTCCTTGGAATTTTATGCCTACTTCCAAAATCAAAACGAAAAAGAGAGGAGCGAGAAGAGGGAACAACAAAGAAAAATCGAATCCTGGTATATAGCCTTCTTCTATTTTGGATTCTTTTTTCAAGTATGGGTGCTCTTTACTTAACAAATACTCCCGCTAAAGATTTATTCGTCCACAGAGTTCGGACGGAAACTAATTTTCCAGACAAACTGGGACAATCCTCTCTCAATGCTACATCTGGAGTGGTAGTCCCTGTAGGAACTAGGGAAATGTATTTCAAAATTTCAGGTTGTTTGGATCACGAAATAAATTTTGATAATACCGCCAAAATCCGTACAACCCCCATTCAGTTAAAGATCCATTGGGAAAAAAATCCGTTGGGTGAGCTCCCAGACACCCTAGTTCTTGAAACCCGCAAAAGAGAAAGTTTTGACCAAGATAAGGAATACCGAGTCCAAGCGGAAAGAATTGTGAAAACAGAAACTTTCTTAAATCCAAGAAAGTTGGAATTGGTTCAAGTAAATCCCAAGGAACATTTAGGATCCGGCATTGAATTCATTGATTTCGGATTTCGATTTTTTTGGAAGGGAGAAAGACCGGTCCTACCCATCATTGAAATTTCAGGAAATTGCAATTGAGTAGGAATCGCTCTGAACTGAAAACCTCTTGAACTTTCGTTCGTAAGATCAGCCCATAATTGTCACCGAAAGGCTCCTTGCCTTCGGAAAAAACGTTGCACTATCCGTATAGGTGGCTTTCGTTTTTTTGCTTCTCAATCGTTAGATTCTTACCTGGAGCGGGAATCGAACCCGCACGGGATTACTCCCACAGGATTTTAAGTCCTGTGTGTCTACCAATTCCACCATCCAGGCGAATGTAAAGTGATTAGGCGTCGGCCGGATTCGAACCGGCGGTCAAGCTTTTGCAGAGCCATGCCTTACCACTTGGCCACGACGCCAATCGTGACTTTGGATAGGCTAAAATGGGAAGGCTTGGTGTCAAATGGAAACTGCTTTCACTTTTCATCGGATTGTAACATTTCAGAGAAAAATCAAATTGCACATCTATTTCTTAGGGATGGGCTGTAAATATGAACGTTAAGACCATCCTATCCTTATCCATTTTATTCCTTGTATCTCAAGTATCTTATGCGGACACAGTGACTGTAAAAGCAACAAAAGAGGTTTTAGAAAACGTAAAAACATCCTCTCCTACTGCCAATTATGTTTTAGTAGAATCAAAGGACGGCACCAAACAGGCGTTTAAAAAGAATGCAGTGGATGTAGTAACTCTTCCTGTAGTTTGGGATCCTCCGAAAGAGGAAACAAAACCTGGATTTTTTGGTTCTATATTTGCCTCTGAAGAAACCAAGGAAAAAACAAAAACAGAAGTGTCTAAATCGGAAGAACCAAAAGAAAACCCTGAAAACCAAGGTTTCTTCGCAAGACGCCTTCCTGAACTCGCAATTGGCGGAATGGCTCTCCTTTGGTTGATTCTCCCTTAATTCAGAACCTAGATAAGTAGCCTACTAAATCCCCGCGGCTACTCCCATTCTATCGTACCCGGTGGTTTGTGCGTGAGATCATACAACACCAAAGAAATCAATGGCAAAGCTAACAATTCTTTGGTGATTCTTTCTAAAATCTTTCGATCCATTTGGTAAAAATTGGCAGTCATTGCTTCTGTAGACTCTACTGGACGAAGGACGACACCATACGTTTTTTCCTGGAGACCCACAGGAACTAAAACCACTGGCATTTGCCAAATGAGATTGTGAATGGATTCTTCATAAAGAATTCGATTCACAATCGAATCGGCATCACGTAAAATATCAGAATGTTCTTTGTCCAAACTCAATTTGGTATAATGGAAGGGCCCCGAAAAACTGGTGATCCCTGGGGCAAATACTACCCGATTGATTTCTTTTTTGAAATTCGTGATCTCGACGGCACGTTCATCTAACTCATTCCAATTGGTCGTAAAATCGTTTAACACTGCGCAGTGGGCATAACTCCTTTGGTCACCTTGCACTCCCACAGAAAGGATCGGCAAAATTTTAACCTCCGCCTTTTTTGCAGTCAGTCCCAAATCGGAAAAATCAAGTTTGGGCGGATGCGTTTCGGGACTAGCAATCATCCTGACAACAAGTCCAGGACCTGGAAAAGGATGCCTTTCAATCCAACGTACAGGAAGACCCAAAAGACGACCCAATTCACGAACCTCATCCTTATACAAATCAGCAATGGGCTCAATAATCTTTCCTTCTTGAATGAGTTTTTCAATTTGGGGCACTCGGTTATGGTGGGTTTTGATTTTATGAGAATGTTTAGTGCCACCAGATTCGATAGTATCTGGGTAAATGGTACCTTGTCCGAGAAGCCAATGTTCAGAATCAAGCCCTAGGGAATCAGTCGCTTTCCCTTGTGCTTCTAAAAAAAGGTCACCGACGATTCGGCGTTTTTTCTCTGGTTCAAATTCGTTTTGCAAATGTTGATAAAAAATTTCACTTTCATCCCAAATGGTAAGATCAAATCCCACTTGGTGTAAATTATCCATTAAATCTTTGACTTCATCTTTACGCATAAAGCCTGTATCAACGAGTAGGCCTTTCACCCGGTCTTTACCAAGTGCTTTAGCTAAAAGTAAATAGGCTACTGAAGAATCTACTCCACCAGAAACTAACAAAAATACATTTTTACCAACAGGGACTTTCTTTTGTAATTCCGAAATTTGTTTTTCTAAAAATTGATAGATACTCCAACTCGAACCGGCACCGCAAAGAGTAACAAAGTTTTTTAGCAAAACTTCACCTTCTTCAGAATGAGTTACCTCTGGATGGAATTGAATTCCAAATTGTTTTTTAGATTCATTAGACACAAACGCATAACGACAATTATCTGAAGATGCCACAATAGTAAATCCCTCTGGCATTCGAACTACTTCATCACCATGGCTCATCCAAACTTTTGTTTTTGGAGAAAGAGATTTTGAAAGTAGAGAATCTGGATTTTGAATTTCTAAAATAGCGGGACCATATTCTTTGGAATTGGAAGAAACAACTTCTCCTCCGAGAGCCTTCATTAGAAGTTGGTGACCATAACATATCCCTAAAATGGGAACAGAAGTTTTAAAAAAACCTTCAGGCAGAAGCGGTGCTCCTTTTTCATAAACGCTACTGGGGCCTCCTGATAGAATGATTCCTGCATAGGACTCATAAACAGACAAAGGTTCTTCGTTGGAGAGAATTTCTGTATAGGCTCCAAGCCTACGAATTCGGGAAGCGATGAGGTGCGCGTATTGACCGCCGAAATCGACGACTGCAATTTTTTTATCACTTTTCATGGGATGATTCCAAAATAATTTTGCAATTGTCGGGGTAAACAAATGTCGGAAAAAAAATCAGAATCTTCTTACGAGGACAAACAAGACCATATCCCGTCCTGGAAAACCCCAGAAATTGAATGGTTTGCCAATGTTTATGCCGGTAAAGAATACAATATCGAATTCACCATACCCGAATTTACGGCTGTTTGCCCCAAAACCGGTCTTCCTGACTTTGGTTCGATTTTTATTGAATACATCCCAAGAGAACGCTGCGTAGAGCTCAAATCACTCAAAGAATACATGATGGCTTTCAGAAATGTGGGAATTTTCCACGAAAATGTGGTGAACAAAATCCTCGAAGACTTTGTCCAGGCAGTGGTTCCTATTTACGTGAAAGTGATTGGTGATTATAATGTACGTGGCGGCGTAAAAACAATAGTGAAACGAGAGTATAAAGCCTAAATGGAAAACCTAATCGGCTATATCGCAGCTTTTTTAACTACCGTATCCTTCCTTCCCCAAGTCCTAAGAGTCGTAATGACCAAACAAACTCGCGACATCAGTCGAAATATGTACATAATGTTTTTTATAGGTGTACTGTTATGGTTTGTATACGGAATCTTAAAATCAGACTTCCCGATCATCCTTGCCAATATCGTTACCATTTTCTTCGTATCGATAATATTATTTTATAAACTCAAAGAAGAGGACAAAACATGAGAAAAGCTTATGTAGACAAAGACAATTGTACTTCCTGTAACCAATGTGCAGACAATATGCCAAAGTATTTTATGATGGATGAAGATGATTTGTCTCAAACTCATATCAGTGGAACATCCATTAATGATGCTGTAATTCCAGACGAAGACGAAAAAAAAGTCCAAAAGGAAATGGATGAATGTCCAGGGGAATGCATCCATTGGAAAAAACATTAAAACAAATTAAATCCAACTAGTAAGTCTTTGGATATGATTTTCCAAAGACAATCGTTCCCCCGCTCGAAACGTTAGATAAAGTTGGTTCTCGAAACTTTTACATTCCTTTTCATTTGTATACAAATTTGATTTTTTACCTAATAAATAAGTAGGAAGAACAGAGATGCCTTTGCCCAATTCCAGTGCGTTTTTAATATCATGAAGGTTGGGAAGGACAGAATAATTTTTTAGTTTGGGGCGGGTTTCAAAATTCAACTTCCAAAAACGTCTGACAATCGCAAAGTCTTCGCTATACACAAACCAATGTTGGTCTTCCATCCATTGTTTCAGAAGTTCAGTCCTAGGTTTCCGCTGTCCATTCAATGGAAAATTTGGTTCTAAACTTATTTTTTTAGAAGCTACAAACACAAATGTTTCCAAGTAAAACTCTTCAAAACTAATTCCAGGTACATTTAACTTCTGATTGGCGATTGCAAGATCAATTTCCTTATTTGTCAAAGCCTCAAAGAGTTCCCCAGGATAGCCATATTTTACGTGAAAATTTTCTTCCAATTTCGACACATGAGGCAGTACCTTTTCCTGAAACCACTCTTTCGCTGAACCAATCCTTAGGTAGTTTGATTTTTCGAATTTACGGGTTTCTCCTTCTAATCGCTCCAAATCCTCAATGGGACCTGCAATTTGAACATACAACCGTTTGGCGGCCTCTGTGGGAACCAAATCCCTAGATGTCCGAAGAAACAGAACTTCTTTTCGATGTCGTTCCAAAGACTGTAAATGCAAACTTAGTGCAGGTTGGGACAAACCAAGGAGTTTACCCGCTTTTGTTAAATTTCTCTCTCGGTAGATACAATAAAAACTTTGATACAGTTCGATAGGATTCATTCTGCTATTAAAATATTTATACCTACGTATTATCTCCATCATTATTCTAATAATAAGTTTACCTTGTCTAAAAAAACGATAGTGAAGAAATTCAATCCTATCAAAGAAATTGATTCCATAGAGGACAAAATGAAAAAAGTATTATTTGTTTTAACAAGTCATGGGGAAAAAGGAAATGCAGGCTCCACCGGTTACCATTTGGGAGAGGTTTCGCACCCGTGGAAGGTACTCCACGATGCCGGTGTGGAGATGGACTTTATCAGTCCGAAAGGAGGAGAGCCTCCTGTGGATGGGTTTGATTTGGAAGATTCAGCTAACAA is a window encoding:
- a CDS encoding D-sedoheptulose 7-phosphate isomerase, with amino-acid sequence MDHKSLIQTQIDDSIAVKQQLLPSLLPSIESAGKVLVESLKHNGLLYFCGNGGSSCDASHIAAELVVRYKSGNERRAIPALALNSDQAVLTACSNDYGYEYVFQRQVQAFGKPTDVFVGLTTSGNSQNIILAVEEAKKIGMKVVLFLGGDGGKLKGKGDVEIIVPSKVTARIQECHILIGHILCSIIEKDLFGLD
- a CDS encoding LBBP_01157 family protein produces the protein MAKTKTKSQKSWFRRILSFFGAHGNQKNEDKGKRKKEPKSFAMEWADAIDNWKKKLRTKQLESGVVLETPKFRLTKTNDKLFRAEGENYSIILVTGNHLYKNKEDKWGGVLFVDEGELNKNLIKDLTHLDGLLTSLSIPKTNLFLETESPKEDWRIVLSWERFWKEQLVLQMKPNSMALVLLAIGEECRIFFESVATDRQKQLVRDELFYLNLGTADQNNPYTKAKNFFGFGSALTEFGNTINTIKERREKEENHGS
- a CDS encoding glycosyltransferase family 2 protein, with amino-acid sequence MEGKRKRKLSVAIITFNEEKNIADCIRSIESVADEIIVLDSLSTDRTKEIATSFSKVKFYESPFPGHVEQKNKAIGFCSNDWIFSLDADERADKTLVHSIEAFLESENITVNGYKIARLTYHLGRWIRHSGWYPLRRFRLFQKNAATWVGENPHDYIELKSGSIGKVMKGDILHYSFTDFSHQITTINQFSSIVAYTRYAKGERFSLAKTIFKPFGKFLEIYLFKFGFLDGIPGLWIAIASAFSTYLKYAKLYELDRKQIERPSNVRKEYGKN
- a CDS encoding O-antigen ligase family protein, whose translation is MIGKETFHKISVVFLYLFFVLSPFSISLCQIFAGASLFFLFLDFTFQKKIPHWEPDFIFWILLYLSFLITPVLLFEDTDWKRTILKSEFGDVWMGFLLLHHSRLTKLEKKRLKRAVEIGALFLIGSGLLSLLSPYRLAPFVMDGFQYLEGKRLPHQLANFLGISLYLPIGFQSTHLTYGGLLALYLPSLMEKTFRILKMVRRLSRYRIQISFLLSFSFLGLVLLFLNQSRSIWFGLLFGLFLLTLQKKVSIKKYLPWLVFSIVGIVLLFFILYQNNWLFQRAIDDLFAKRSLENQRIWIHKMNFAILKDSFLLGIGSGNYPGAFILQAIPLVRDLPELYYDLSITPKSHAHFDFLHFWILGGILGGSSFLIFIFLKTKSILQVSNQAFFYIGFFAILFAGSFQCYLLDDEVLLPFLGILCLLPKSKRKREEREEGTTKKNRILVYSLLLFWILFSSMGALYLTNTPAKDLFVHRVRTETNFPDKLGQSSLNATSGVVVPVGTREMYFKISGCLDHEINFDNTAKIRTTPIQLKIHWEKNPLGELPDTLVLETRKRESFDQDKEYRVQAERIVKTETFLNPRKLELVQVNPKEHLGSGIEFIDFGFRFFWKGERPVLPIIEISGNCN
- a CDS encoding LIMLP_04285 family protein, whose amino-acid sequence is MNVKTILSLSILFLVSQVSYADTVTVKATKEVLENVKTSSPTANYVLVESKDGTKQAFKKNAVDVVTLPVVWDPPKEETKPGFFGSIFASEETKEKTKTEVSKSEEPKENPENQGFFARRLPELAIGGMALLWLILP
- the guaA gene encoding glutamine-hydrolyzing GMP synthase translates to MKSDKKIAVVDFGGQYAHLIASRIRRLGAYTEILSNEEPLSVYESYAGIILSGGPSSVYEKGAPLLPEGFFKTSVPILGICYGHQLLMKALGGEVVSSNSKEYGPAILEIQNPDSLLSKSLSPKTKVWMSHGDEVVRMPEGFTIVASSDNCRYAFVSNESKKQFGIQFHPEVTHSEEGEVLLKNFVTLCGAGSSWSIYQFLEKQISELQKKVPVGKNVFLLVSGGVDSSVAYLLLAKALGKDRVKGLLVDTGFMRKDEVKDLMDNLHQVGFDLTIWDESEIFYQHLQNEFEPEKKRRIVGDLFLEAQGKATDSLGLDSEHWLLGQGTIYPDTIESGGTKHSHKIKTHHNRVPQIEKLIQEGKIIEPIADLYKDEVRELGRLLGLPVRWIERHPFPGPGLVVRMIASPETHPPKLDFSDLGLTAKKAEVKILPILSVGVQGDQRSYAHCAVLNDFTTNWNELDERAVEITNFKKEINRVVFAPGITSFSGPFHYTKLSLDKEHSDILRDADSIVNRILYEESIHNLIWQMPVVLVPVGLQEKTYGVVLRPVESTEAMTANFYQMDRKILERITKELLALPLISLVLYDLTHKPPGTIEWE
- the queF gene encoding preQ(1) synthase, with protein sequence MSEKKSESSYEDKQDHIPSWKTPEIEWFANVYAGKEYNIEFTIPEFTAVCPKTGLPDFGSIFIEYIPRERCVELKSLKEYMMAFRNVGIFHENVVNKILEDFVQAVVPIYVKVIGDYNVRGGVKTIVKREYKA
- a CDS encoding SemiSWEET transporter; its protein translation is MENLIGYIAAFLTTVSFLPQVLRVVMTKQTRDISRNMYIMFFIGVLLWFVYGILKSDFPIILANIVTIFFVSIILFYKLKEEDKT
- a CDS encoding ferredoxin, yielding MRKAYVDKDNCTSCNQCADNMPKYFMMDEDDLSQTHISGTSINDAVIPDEDEKKVQKEMDECPGECIHWKKH
- a CDS encoding LysR family transcriptional regulator yields the protein MNPIELYQSFYCIYRERNLTKAGKLLGLSQPALSLHLQSLERHRKEVLFLRTSRDLVPTEAAKRLYVQIAGPIEDLERLEGETRKFEKSNYLRIGSAKEWFQEKVLPHVSKLEENFHVKYGYPGELFEALTNKEIDLAIANQKLNVPGISFEEFYLETFVFVASKKISLEPNFPLNGQRKPRTELLKQWMEDQHWFVYSEDFAIVRRFWKLNFETRPKLKNYSVLPNLHDIKNALELGKGISVLPTYLLGKKSNLYTNEKECKSFENQLYLTFRAGERLSLENHIQRLTSWI